One region of Lampris incognitus isolate fLamInc1 chromosome 4, fLamInc1.hap2, whole genome shotgun sequence genomic DNA includes:
- the LOC130111518 gene encoding isocitrate dehydrogenase [NAD] subunit alpha, mitochondrial, with translation MAGNAWRSMLSHVVGAAKRPAVCSRPFSRGMQTVTLIPGDGIGPEISSAVMKIFEAAKAPIQWEERNVTAIKGPGGKWMIPQDAKESMDKSKIGLKGPLKTPIAAGHPSMNLLLRKTFDLYANVRPCVSIEGYKTPYTDVDLVTIRENTEGEYSGIEHVIVEGVVQSIKLITEKASRRIAEYAFEYARNNQRTSVTAVHKANIMRMSDGLFLRKCREVAEKFKDIKFTEMYLDTVCLNMVQDPTQFDVLVMPNLYGDILSDLCAGLIGGLGVTPSGNIGANGVAIFESVHGTAPDIAGLDMANPTALLLSAVMMLRHMGLHDYGKKIEMACYDTIRDKKVLTKDLGGNSKCSEFTAEICRRVQDLD, from the exons ATGGCCGGCAACGCGTGGAGGTCAATG CTGTCCCATGTCGTGGGGGCGGCAAAGAGACCGGCAGTATGTTCACGGCCCTTCTCCAGAGGG ATGCAGACTGTTACCCTGATTCCCGGAGATGGAATTGGACCAGAGATCTCTTCAGCTGTCATGAAGATCTTTGAAGCTGCAAAA GCACCCATTCAATGGGAAGAGAGGAATGTCACAGCAATCAAGGGCCCGGGAGGCAAATGGATGATCCCTCAAGATGCTAAAGAATCCATGGACAAGAGCAAGATAGGACTGAAAG GACCCCTGAAAACCCCCATTGCTGCAGGCCATCCCTCCATGAATCTGTTGCTGAGAAAGACCTTCGACTTGTACGCCAATGTGCGCCCTTGTGTGTCCATTGAGGGCTACAAGACCCCCTATACTGATGTGGACTTGGTCACCATCCGTGAAAATACAGAGGGCGAGTACAGTGGCATTGAACACGTG ATTGTGGAAGGAGTTGTGCAGAGTATCAAACTGATAACGGAGAAAGCCAGCAGACGCATTGCTGAGTATGCCTTTGAATATGCCCGAAATAACCAAAGAACCAGTGTGACAGCCGTTCACAAAGCCAATATCAT GCGTATGTCTGATGGACTGTTCCTGAGGAAGTGCCGGGAGGTGGCAGAGAAGTTCAAGGACATCAAGTTCACTGAGATGTACCTGGACACTGTGTGTCTCAAT ATGGTGCAGGACCCCACTCAGTTTGACGTGCTGGTAATGCCAAACCTGTATGGCGATATTCTAAG tgATCTGTGTGCTGGTCTGATCGGAGGACTGGGGGTCACTCCCAGTGGGAACATTGGAGCAAACGGTGTTGCCATATTTGAATCG GTTCATGGCACAGCCCCTGACATAGCAGGTTTGGACATGGCCAACCCAACAGCTCTGCTTCTCAGTGCGGTGATGATGTTGCGTCACATGGGGCTCCATGATTATGGCaagaagattgagatggcttgttaTGACACTATAAGAGACAAGAAG GTACTGACCAAGGACCTAGGTGGGAACTCCAAGTGTTCAGAGTTTACAGCTGAGATTTGCCGTAGAGTTCAGGATCTGGACTGA
- the LOC130111851 gene encoding calcium and integrin-binding family member 2-like encodes MGNKQTTFTDEQFEAYQDCTFFTRKEILQLHGRYRELAPHLVPLDYTNNPDIKLPLTLIVTMPELKENPFRDRIVETFSEDSQGSLSFNDFVDMFSTLCETSPRELKTLYAFKIYDFNKDNFICKEDLQKTLNKLTKGELTPEEVTLVCDKVIEEADLDGDNKLSFSDFENMISKAPDFLSTFHVRI; translated from the exons ATGGGCAACAAGCAAACCACGTTTACGGATGAACAGTTCGAGGCGTACCAG GACTGCACTTTCTTCACCCGAAAAGAGATCCTACA GTTACATGGGCGATACCGCGAGCTGGCCCCGCATTTAGTGCCCCTTGATTACACCAACAACCCGGACATCAAACTCCCCTTGACGCTAATCGTCACCATGCCAGAACTAAAG GAAAATCCGTTCAGAGACAGAATAGTGGAGACATTTTCGGAGGACAGCCAAGGGAGCCTGAGTTTCAATGACTTTGTGGACATGTTTTCTACACTCTGCGAAACATCCCCGAGAGAGCTCAAGACGCTATATGCCTTCAAGATATATG ACTTTAACAAGGATAACTTCATATGTAAGGAGGACCTGCAGAAGACCCTGAACAAACTGACCAAAGGGGAGTTAACCCCGGAGGAGGTCACCCTGGTGTGTGACAAGGTGATCGAAGAGGCAGACCTGGATGGAGACAACAAGCTCTCCTTTTCTGACTTTGAGAACATGATCTCCAAAGCGCCAGACTTCCTGAG CACCTTCCATGTGAGAATCTGA
- the aph1b gene encoding gamma-secretase subunit Aph-1b: MTASVFFGCTFIAFGPAIALFLFTIARDPLRVIFLIAGAFFWLVSLLLSSLVWFITVQISNKDSASQQKGLLIFGVVLSVLLQEVFRFGYYKLLKKANEGLLTLSQEETMPISIRQLAYVSGLGFGFMSGAFSVVNILADSAGPGTVGIHGDSQHYFLSSAFMTMAIILLHMFWGVVFFDSCEKQRWWALAVVIISHLLVSCLTFQNPYYVGSLVPTYIIMFLMGVWAFCCAGGSLRNLKLCLTCKDKDFLLANHRPR, from the exons ATGACAGCGTCGGTGTTTTTCGGCTGCACCTTCATCGCTTTCGGCCCCGCCATCGCTTTGTTCCTGTTTACTATCGCCCGGGACCCGTTAAGAGTAATTTTTCTGATCGCCGG TGCCTTTTTCTGGCTGGTGTCCTTGCTGCTCTCCTCCCTGGTTTGGTTCATAACTGTTCAGATCAGTAACAAAGACAGCGCTTCCCAGCAGAAAGGCCTGCTCATATTCGGGGTGGTACTCTCTGTCCTTCTCCAGGAGGTCTTCCGCTTTGGTTACTACAAGCTACTGAA GAAAGCAAATGAAGGTCTTCTTACACTCAGTCAGGAGGAGACCATGCCTATCTCCATACGTCAGCTTGCCTATG TCTCTGGCTTAGGCTTTGGCTTCATGAGTGGCGCCTTTTCAGTGGTCAACATTCTGGCCGACTCTGCCGGGCCTGGCACGGTGGGCATCCACGGAGACTCACAACACTACTTTCTGTCCTCAG CCTTCATGACCATGGCCATCATCCTTCTGCACATGTTCTGGGGGGTGGTTTTCTTTGATTCCTGTGAAAAGCAGCGCTGGTGGGCCCTCGCCGTGGTCATCATCAGCCACCTCCTTGTTTCCTGTCTG ACATTCCAGAACCCATACTACGTTGGCAGTCTGGTGCCAACCTACATCATCATGTTCCTGATGGGAGTCTGGGCATTTTGCTGCGCTGGCGGCTCACTGCGAAACCTCAAACTTTGCCTCACCTGTAAAGACAAAGACTTCTTACTTGCTAATCACCGGCCAAGATAA